Within Deltaproteobacteria bacterium, the genomic segment GTTTTCTCCTTGTCAATCAGGTGGAAAGCTATAAGAATCAGGAAAAGCGGCTTGTCATCGCAAAGGAATTTATATTGAGCGCCTCGCACAATATTCTCAGAAATCTTAAATATTACCAGAGCCGCCAATCAGGTCTCGAGGGTTACATAACTGATATCGAAGCAAAGATCCCAGAATTAGAGAAAGCCCCTGGTATTCAGGAACTCATGGCATGGGAAGGCCATGTAAGGGAGCGCTATTATGATAGTTTCAATGTCATTCTTAATCTCAAGGAAGAATTTACCAAACGGACAAAGAGACCGCCCGACAACATGATGAATGCACTTATATCGTTCGGCAATTCCCTGTTATATGCAACAACACTTGGTGAGATCTATCATACCCAGCTTAATCCCACTATAAGTTTTCTTCACGAGCCTGGCAACCGAAGATTTTCGCTCAGTCTGGACATATCCGAGGTATTCAAACCTATTATCGTTGATCATGTAATATTCAAACTGATCAATACCGGCATGCTTGATAATACGGATTTCGATAAGGACATAAACTTCTGCTATCTCACCGAAAAGGGCAGGAAGATTTTTCTCAGGGAATATGACGAGCGCCTCGACACGACAATCAAGCATAGAACACTGAAGCGGAATGTTTCTTACCGACACATGATTCGGCTGGAATGTTATAATCTTGAGAAATGTATTGCGGGTATCGATGAATATAAAGGGTTTAGGGCATGGTGGTAACGTTACTCGAAGACACTCTTAATGATTCCCGGGCATCAAAGGTTTAAGAATATGTATGTGATTCTGGTATACGATGTAAAAGAAAATAGGGTACAGAAAGTACATAAGCTTTTGAAACGGTATCTGAACTGGGTGCAGAATTCAGTTTTTGAAGGGGAACTTACAGAAGGACAGTTCGAGGCGATGAAGATAGATGTTAAGGAACGTATGAAAACAGAAGAGGATTCTGTAATCATTTATAAGCTCGGCAGCTTGAAGTATACAGATCGTGAGATAGTTGGCGTTGAAAAGAATTTGACAGATAACCTATTGTAGGTATAATTCTATCAGGAAAGTCGTCGAGGATACGGAGTTTTTACATGATCAGAGGTAGACAGATGGTTTTGTGTTCTTTGACAACTTAATATGCTGTTTTTTCGGCAAAAATTTTGCCTTTTAATCGC encodes:
- the cas1b gene encoding type I-B CRISPR-associated endonuclease Cas1b, whose protein sequence is MKRNYYITKNGRLKRQDNTVYLEFESGEKKVIPIEDVEGIYLMGEMDLNTKLLNFLAQQKIPVHVFNYYGYYSGSYYPREHLNSGFLLVNQVESYKNQEKRLVIAKEFILSASHNILRNLKYYQSRQSGLEGYITDIEAKIPELEKAPGIQELMAWEGHVRERYYDSFNVILNLKEEFTKRTKRPPDNMMNALISFGNSLLYATTLGEIYHTQLNPTISFLHEPGNRRFSLSLDISEVFKPIIVDHVIFKLINTGMLDNTDFDKDINFCYLTEKGRKIFLREYDERLDTTIKHRTLKRNVSYRHMIRLECYNLEKCIAGIDEYKGFRAWW
- the cas2 gene encoding CRISPR-associated endonuclease Cas2 translates to MYVILVYDVKENRVQKVHKLLKRYLNWVQNSVFEGELTEGQFEAMKIDVKERMKTEEDSVIIYKLGSLKYTDREIVGVEKNLTDNLL